In Clostridium butyricum, the genomic stretch CCTTTATTCTGAAAAAGCTCGATTTTACAGATACTTTTAACACTTCATAGTATAAATCTAAATCAAAATAATCATTCATACGCCCTTTTCCAAGCAGCTGACGGACATCATAATTAATGTGGTCCGGCTTTCCGAAATAGCTTATTACTTGATCCAGTGTATGACATCCATGTCCATATAAATATGACATTTCAGCCTTAAATTCATGAGTATTTTCTGGCACATAAGGTCTATAATAATCAAAATGCATTTCTAACTCTAAAAGGTCTCCAAGCTTTCCACTTTCAATTACATTCTGTACAGTAAGAAAATCACTATCATAACGTCTATTTTGATAAGCAGAAATAATAAGTCCTTTTTCTTTTGCTAATTTAAAAATTTCTTTTGCCTGACTACTACTCTCCATAAATGGCTTTTCAACAAGACAATGCTTGTTATGTTCCAATACCATCTTCGAATATTCATAATGACTATCGCAGCCTGTACACACTACTACCATATCAATTTCTGAATCATTTAATATTTCTTCAATATCATCTGTATATTTTACACCATCAATATATTTCCAACTATCATTATTAGGATTACGTCTATAAA encodes the following:
- a CDS encoding oxidoreductase, which produces MISKKALTIGYIGNGKSTNRYHLPFVVQRKDKFKVKTIYRRNPNNDSWKYIDGVKYTDDIEEILNDSEIDMVVVCTGCDSHYEYSKMVLEHNKHCLVEKPFMESSSQAKEIFKLAKEKGLIISAYQNRRYDSDFLTVQNVIESGKLGDLLELEMHFDYYRPYVPENTHEFKAEMSYLYGHGCHTLDQVISYFGKPDHINYDVRQLLGKGRMNDYFDLDLYYEVLKVSVKSSFFRIKERPSFVVYGKKGMFIKETKDRQEECLKLFYMPHNEDFGKDEPKHYGTLTYYDDNGEYHEEKVKTVDGDYGRVYDDIYETIVNNKEKVIKDDETILQMEILETGVSGLK